From the genome of Candidatus Eisenbacteria bacterium, one region includes:
- a CDS encoding response regulator — protein MKPEMSNRGPRGFGKRLGGAAWGLLLGWTALVALALAGNLALSRGSFRAAAPAAEAAEDRRADLALLAIHALLWGAVSAGILTAAGALRRRELDRSSAEEVLASMNERLEQSVVRSRKLASEAEDASRSKGEFLANISHEIRTPMNGIIGMTELALGTDLSAEQQGYLNAVRGSAETLLALLNDVLDFSKIEAGRMELERVDFDVCRVLDRVNDITAGRAAEKGLELLFHVAGDVPPVLRGDPLRLQQVFVNLVGNAIKFTDRGEVVVEVRASSRDEGRVVLEATVRDTGIGIPPEQTERIFESFRQADGSTSRRYGGTGLGLAICRELVGLMDGGIGVESGPDRGSVFRFTVELGVGHRAEETVRDISVHNMKVLLVDDNGAGRRMLREIFRSWGCRPEEAADAFGALTLLREAHAAGDPFDLALLDVEMGGTDGLDILHAIHRDPELPETPVILLSSMERLGRFANRKDLGWQGYQTKPVKQRDLLETVLRVMGRAAEESELTRSRLEPPPDPEGEPVEPARVLLAEDHEINQTLARTLIERAGHTVRVASNGREALEFLERETFDLVLMDVQMPEMDGLAATAAIRADRRFASLPVIAMTAHALPGDRERFLAAGMDDYLSKPIRPEDLRRVIARRGAPDAGGPDAGCAPPFSGEPDAAAVLDRQGALRRMEGDHEMFDRLLTLLLERSPERMEEIREAIERGDGVAAADRAHALKGAAAGLGAERLRQCAERLEGLGRAGDLSGAEGALAPLGREIDRLRDHVAGHAVGPRG, from the coding sequence ATGAAGCCGGAAATGTCGAACCGAGGGCCTCGCGGGTTCGGAAAGAGGCTCGGGGGTGCCGCCTGGGGACTTCTGCTCGGATGGACCGCCCTCGTCGCCCTGGCCCTCGCGGGAAACCTGGCCCTCTCCAGGGGCTCGTTCCGCGCCGCCGCGCCCGCCGCGGAAGCGGCGGAGGACCGCCGCGCCGACCTCGCCCTTCTCGCCATCCACGCCCTCCTTTGGGGCGCCGTCTCCGCCGGGATTCTCACGGCCGCCGGCGCCCTCCGCCGGAGGGAACTCGACAGGTCCAGCGCCGAGGAGGTGCTCGCCTCCATGAACGAACGGCTCGAGCAATCGGTGGTCCGTTCGCGGAAGCTGGCCTCGGAGGCGGAGGACGCGAGCCGATCCAAAGGGGAGTTTCTCGCCAACATCAGCCACGAGATCCGCACCCCAATGAATGGGATCATCGGCATGACCGAGCTGGCCCTCGGCACGGACCTCAGCGCCGAGCAGCAGGGGTACTTGAACGCGGTGCGCGGCTCGGCCGAGACTCTGCTCGCCCTTCTGAACGACGTGCTCGATTTCTCCAAGATCGAGGCGGGGCGGATGGAGCTGGAGAGGGTCGACTTCGACGTCTGCCGCGTGCTGGACCGCGTGAACGACATCACCGCCGGGCGCGCCGCCGAGAAAGGGCTGGAACTCCTCTTCCACGTCGCGGGCGACGTGCCGCCGGTCCTACGCGGCGATCCGCTCCGCCTGCAGCAGGTCTTCGTCAACCTGGTCGGGAACGCGATCAAGTTCACCGACCGGGGAGAGGTCGTGGTCGAGGTGCGCGCCTCGTCGCGCGACGAGGGACGCGTCGTGCTGGAGGCGACGGTGCGCGACACCGGCATCGGCATCCCGCCGGAGCAGACGGAGCGGATCTTCGAGAGCTTCCGCCAGGCCGACGGGAGCACCTCCCGCCGCTACGGCGGAACAGGGCTCGGTCTCGCCATCTGTCGTGAGCTGGTCGGGCTCATGGACGGCGGGATCGGCGTGGAGAGCGGACCGGACCGGGGGAGCGTTTTCCGTTTCACCGTGGAGTTGGGTGTCGGCCACCGGGCCGAGGAAACGGTCCGAGACATCAGCGTTCACAACATGAAGGTCCTCCTTGTGGACGACAACGGCGCCGGGCGGCGGATGCTGCGCGAGATTTTCCGCTCCTGGGGATGCCGGCCCGAAGAGGCCGCGGACGCTTTCGGGGCGCTCACCCTCCTCCGGGAGGCGCACGCCGCGGGCGATCCCTTCGATCTCGCCCTCCTGGACGTGGAGATGGGCGGGACCGACGGTTTGGACATTCTCCACGCGATCCACCGCGACCCGGAACTCCCGGAAACGCCGGTGATCCTCCTCTCCTCGATGGAGCGGCTCGGCCGCTTCGCGAACCGGAAGGACCTGGGCTGGCAGGGATACCAAACCAAACCGGTGAAGCAGAGAGATCTCCTGGAAACGGTCCTCCGGGTGATGGGCCGGGCGGCGGAGGAGAGCGAGCTGACGCGATCCCGTCTCGAGCCGCCGCCGGATCCGGAGGGGGAACCGGTCGAGCCGGCGCGCGTCCTTCTCGCCGAGGATCACGAGATCAACCAGACACTGGCGCGAACGCTGATCGAGAGGGCGGGGCACACGGTGCGGGTCGCCTCCAACGGGCGGGAAGCGCTGGAGTTTCTCGAGCGGGAGACATTCGATCTGGTTCTGATGGACGTCCAGATGCCCGAGATGGACGGCCTCGCCGCGACCGCCGCCATCCGCGCCGACAGGCGCTTCGCCTCCCTGCCGGTGATCGCCATGACCGCCCACGCCCTCCCCGGCGACAGGGAGCGCTTTCTCGCCGCCGGCATGGACGACTACCTGAGCAAGCCGATACGCCCGGAGGATCTGCGCCGGGTGATCGCGCGGCGCGGCGCGCCCGACGCGGGCGGCCCCGACGCGGGCTGCGCGCCTCCGTTCTCCGGCGAGCCGGACGCGGCGGCGGTTCTCGATAGACAAGGCGCCCTCCGCCGCATGGAGGGGGACCACGAGATGTTCGACCGCCTTCTCACCCTTCTTCTCGAACGGTCGCCGGAGAGAATGGAGGAGATCCGCGAGGCGATCGAGCGCGGAGACGGCGTCGCGGCCGCCGATCGAGCCCACGCGCTCAAGGGAGCGGCCGCGGGTCTCGGCGCCGAGCGCCTGCGGCAATGCGCGGAACGCCTGGAGGGGCTCGGCCGCGCCGGCGACCTCTCCGGCGCGGAGGGGGCGCTCGCCCCTCTCGGCCGAGAGATCGATCGCCTCCGCGACCACGTCGCCGGCCACGCCGTCGGGCCGCGCGGCTGA
- a CDS encoding DMT family transporter → MPIGEMAALGAAIIWASTSIAFTSAGRISTPTAANTFKTVAAVFLFGSVFLIRDGVPWGRGVPPADIALLALSGLVGLSLGDSLLFRGFVTLGTRRAMLVFSLNPVIGALGGYLFLGERLGGAGIAGMVIALAGIALVVGEKRRAAPDGLTHPPVPDCGAVPCPDRGFLHRHVTLAGVLFSVGGAAGQAVGALLAKPSLARVDTLAATQIRATAGAAGLLLFALLGGHLAHWTRLILRGRILARLCLASFFGPFIGLFLMVLSIKRAPTGIALTLLSTTPIWLLPLGAWFQKDRPSPREAVGAVIALAGTALLLLR, encoded by the coding sequence ATGCCGATCGGCGAAATGGCCGCACTCGGAGCGGCGATCATCTGGGCGTCCACATCCATTGCGTTCACCTCCGCGGGCCGGATCTCCACTCCGACGGCGGCGAACACATTCAAGACCGTCGCGGCGGTCTTCCTCTTCGGTTCCGTCTTTCTGATCCGCGACGGCGTCCCCTGGGGGCGCGGCGTCCCGCCCGCCGACATCGCCCTTCTCGCCCTGAGCGGCCTGGTCGGCCTCAGCCTCGGCGACTCGCTCCTCTTCCGCGGCTTCGTCACGCTCGGCACGCGCCGGGCGATGCTCGTCTTCTCGCTGAACCCGGTGATCGGCGCCCTCGGCGGCTACCTCTTCCTCGGCGAGCGGCTCGGCGGCGCCGGGATCGCCGGCATGGTGATCGCCCTCGCCGGGATCGCCCTTGTGGTCGGCGAAAAACGCCGCGCCGCGCCGGACGGCCTCACCCACCCGCCCGTCCCGGACTGCGGCGCCGTCCCCTGCCCTGATCGGGGGTTCCTCCATCGCCACGTCACCCTCGCCGGCGTCCTCTTCTCCGTAGGCGGCGCCGCGGGCCAGGCGGTGGGCGCGCTCCTCGCGAAACCTTCCCTCGCGAGGGTGGACACCCTCGCCGCGACCCAGATCCGGGCGACCGCCGGGGCCGCCGGACTCCTTCTCTTCGCCCTTCTCGGCGGGCATCTCGCCCACTGGACACGGCTTATCCTGCGCGGCCGGATCCTCGCCCGGCTCTGCCTCGCCAGCTTCTTCGGGCCCTTTATCGGCCTATTCCTGATGGTCCTCTCCATCAAGAGGGCTCCCACCGGCATCGCCCTCACACTGCTCAGCACCACGCCGATCTGGCTCCTCCCCCTGGGCGCCTGGTTCCAAAAGGACAGGCCGTCTCCCCGTGAAGCGGTGGGCGCCGTCATCGCCCTCGCCGGCACGGCGCTCCTTCTCCTCCGCTGA
- a CDS encoding glycogen/starch/alpha-glucan phosphorylase, with amino-acid sequence MATVPGSTTVSVSADSVSEMQQAIQRHVRYSMGRNWKNLSGQELFTAVALAIRDRLVDGMIETEERYRRNGAKRLHYLSMEFLIGRSLGNNLLNLGLFETAREALDRMGVDLEEVREGENDAALGNGGLGRLAACFLDSLATLDMPGFGYGINYEYGLFRQQIANGQQRERPDQWRSFGTPWLIERPDQACIVPAYGRLEHTSDREGGYNPMWMDWSILIGVPYDMPIVGYGGRTVNTLRLYSARSSHEFDMGIFNGGDYLRAVERKVASETISKVLYPSDSVEAGRELRLLQEYFFIACALWDITQKFFQENEEIERFPERTAIQLNDTHPALAIAELMRILVDERALEWEKAWALTVKTFGYTNHTLLPEALEKWPVCLLRRVVPRHLQIIEEINDRFLKRIERIWPGDEKRRQRMAVIEEDDEKRVRMAHLAIVGSHSVNGVADLHSELIKKNLVPDFFEMWPEKFNNKTNGVTQRRWLLKANPELSDLINRTIGDGWITDLDRLRGLDAHAEDTAFQEEFRRIKRENKVRLGKLIRETTQEEVDPDSIFDCQVKRIHEYKRQLLNVMQIVHQYFTIIEDGRDIGVPRTYVFAGKAAPGYWAAKQVIRLIHGVGSVVNNDKRVRGRLRVVFIPDYRVSLAEKIIPAADVSEQISTAGMEASGTGNMKFSMNGALTVGTLDGANIEIMQEVGAENIFIFGLRAEEIEEMRRNGGYNTWNYYSNNHYVRRVMDAINSDLFCPTREPDLYKWIFESLVNQQDPYFHLADLPSYIDTQEKVTRLYRRPDEWAAKAIHNVARIGKFSSDRTISAYAREIWGIETQR; translated from the coding sequence ATGGCTACTGTTCCCGGAAGCACGACCGTTTCCGTCTCCGCCGATTCCGTGTCGGAGATGCAACAGGCGATCCAGCGACACGTGCGTTACTCCATGGGGAGGAACTGGAAAAACCTCTCCGGCCAGGAGCTGTTCACCGCCGTCGCCCTCGCCATCCGCGACCGTCTCGTGGACGGAATGATCGAAACGGAGGAGCGCTACCGGCGGAACGGGGCGAAACGTCTCCATTATCTTTCCATGGAGTTCCTGATCGGGCGGTCCCTCGGGAACAACCTCCTCAACCTCGGCCTCTTCGAAACGGCCCGAGAGGCGCTGGACCGGATGGGCGTCGATCTGGAGGAGGTGCGGGAGGGAGAGAACGACGCCGCCCTCGGGAACGGCGGCCTCGGTCGGCTCGCCGCCTGCTTCCTCGACTCCCTGGCCACCCTCGACATGCCCGGCTTCGGGTACGGCATCAACTACGAGTACGGCCTCTTCCGCCAGCAGATCGCCAACGGCCAGCAGCGCGAGCGCCCGGACCAGTGGCGCTCCTTCGGCACCCCCTGGCTGATCGAGCGGCCGGACCAAGCCTGCATCGTCCCCGCCTACGGGCGCCTGGAGCACACCAGCGATCGCGAGGGCGGGTACAACCCGATGTGGATGGACTGGAGCATCCTCATCGGCGTCCCCTACGACATGCCGATCGTCGGTTACGGCGGCCGGACAGTGAACACGCTCCGCCTGTATTCCGCCCGTTCCTCCCACGAATTCGACATGGGGATTTTCAACGGCGGCGACTACCTCCGGGCCGTTGAACGAAAGGTGGCGAGCGAGACGATCTCCAAGGTGCTCTATCCCTCCGACTCGGTCGAGGCGGGCCGGGAACTGCGCCTCCTGCAGGAGTATTTCTTCATCGCCTGCGCCCTCTGGGACATCACCCAGAAGTTCTTCCAGGAGAACGAAGAAATCGAGCGCTTCCCGGAGCGCACGGCGATCCAGCTCAACGACACGCACCCCGCTCTCGCCATCGCCGAGTTGATGCGGATTCTGGTGGACGAGCGCGCCCTGGAGTGGGAGAAAGCCTGGGCGCTGACGGTGAAAACATTCGGCTACACCAACCACACCCTGCTGCCGGAGGCGCTCGAGAAATGGCCGGTCTGCCTCCTCCGGCGGGTCGTCCCCCGACACCTCCAGATCATCGAAGAGATCAACGATCGCTTCCTGAAGCGGATCGAGCGCATCTGGCCGGGAGACGAGAAGAGGCGGCAGCGGATGGCGGTCATCGAGGAAGACGACGAAAAGCGCGTGCGGATGGCGCATCTGGCCATCGTCGGCAGCCACTCCGTGAACGGCGTGGCGGACCTGCACAGCGAGCTGATCAAGAAGAATCTGGTCCCCGACTTTTTCGAGATGTGGCCGGAGAAGTTCAACAACAAGACGAACGGCGTCACCCAGAGGCGTTGGCTCCTGAAGGCGAACCCGGAGCTGAGCGACCTGATCAACCGGACCATCGGCGACGGCTGGATCACCGACCTGGACCGCCTCCGCGGCCTCGACGCCCACGCCGAGGACACCGCCTTCCAGGAGGAGTTCCGCCGAATCAAACGGGAAAACAAGGTCCGCCTCGGCAAGCTGATCCGGGAGACGACCCAGGAGGAGGTCGACCCGGACTCGATCTTCGATTGCCAGGTCAAGAGGATCCACGAATACAAGCGGCAGCTCCTCAACGTGATGCAGATCGTCCACCAGTACTTCACCATCATCGAGGACGGCAGGGACATCGGCGTTCCCCGCACCTACGTTTTCGCCGGCAAGGCCGCGCCCGGGTACTGGGCCGCCAAGCAGGTGATCCGCCTGATCCACGGCGTCGGCTCGGTCGTGAACAACGACAAGAGGGTCCGCGGGCGTCTCCGGGTCGTTTTCATCCCCGACTACCGCGTCTCCCTGGCCGAGAAGATCATCCCCGCCGCCGACGTGAGCGAACAGATCTCCACCGCCGGCATGGAAGCCTCGGGAACGGGGAACATGAAATTCTCGATGAACGGCGCGCTCACGGTGGGAACCCTGGACGGGGCGAACATCGAGATCATGCAGGAGGTGGGCGCGGAGAACATCTTCATCTTCGGGCTCCGCGCGGAAGAGATCGAGGAGATGCGCCGGAACGGCGGTTACAACACCTGGAATTACTACTCCAACAACCACTACGTCCGGCGCGTGATGGACGCCATCAACTCCGACCTCTTCTGCCCCACCCGCGAACCGGACCTGTACAAGTGGATCTTCGAGTCCCTCGTCAATCAGCAGGATCCCTATTTCCACCTCGCCGATCTCCCCTCCTACATCGACACGCAGGAGAAGGTGACCCGTCTGTACCGCCGGCCCGACGAATGGGCGGCCAAGGCGATCCATAACGTGGCCAGAATCGGCAAGTTCAGCAGCGACAGGACGATCAGCGCCTACGCCCGGGAGATCTGGGGAATAGAAACACAACGGTGA
- a CDS encoding ferritin, with translation MLKKKMEKALNDQVNMELESAYLYLSMSVDFAAKNLNGAAAWMRMQAQEEVGHGLKIQNYILERGGTATLQAISAPQATWKTPLAAFQDAYLHEQKVTASIDKLVNLAVVEKDHATQAMLQWFVTEQVEEEASVDEVVQMLKMVGANTNGLFMIDRQLAARGAA, from the coding sequence ATGCTGAAGAAGAAAATGGAGAAAGCCCTGAACGACCAAGTGAACATGGAGCTGGAAAGCGCCTATCTTTACCTCTCCATGTCCGTCGATTTCGCGGCCAAGAACCTGAACGGGGCCGCGGCCTGGATGCGCATGCAGGCTCAGGAAGAGGTCGGGCACGGGCTGAAGATCCAAAACTACATCCTGGAGCGGGGCGGAACGGCGACGCTGCAGGCCATCTCCGCGCCCCAGGCCACGTGGAAGACCCCCCTCGCCGCCTTCCAGGACGCCTATCTGCACGAGCAGAAGGTGACCGCCTCGATCGACAAGCTGGTGAACCTGGCCGTCGTCGAGAAGGACCACGCCACCCAGGCCATGCTCCAGTGGTTCGTGACGGAGCAGGTGGAAGAGGAGGCGTCGGTGGACGAGGTGGTGCAGATGCTCAAGATGGTCGGCGCCAACACCAACGGTCTCTTCATGATCGACCGCCAACTCGCCGCCCGCGGCGCGGCGTAA
- a CDS encoding MBL fold metallo-hydrolase — translation MRIDRITVGPFQANAWLLGRTDRPDTILIDPGGEPDRIAERIEAGGRRLAAILNTHGHLDHIGAVEALRERFHAPYYLHPADRPVAEAAPEHAALFGIEPPRVPSEGRPLRHGERLDIAGVEIAVIHLPGHTPGGTAFLVRGHLFAGDTLFRGSIGRTDLPGGDGEALLRSIRERLLILPGDTVVHCGHGPDTTIQEERNGNPFLAGF, via the coding sequence TTGCGGATCGACCGGATCACGGTCGGTCCCTTCCAGGCGAACGCCTGGCTCCTCGGCCGCACGGACCGACCCGACACGATCCTGATCGATCCGGGCGGCGAACCGGACCGGATCGCGGAGCGGATCGAAGCCGGGGGTCGGCGATTGGCGGCGATCCTGAACACCCACGGCCATCTCGACCACATCGGCGCCGTGGAGGCGCTTCGGGAGCGTTTTCACGCCCCCTATTACCTGCATCCCGCGGACCGGCCCGTCGCCGAGGCCGCGCCGGAGCACGCCGCCCTGTTCGGGATCGAGCCGCCCCGCGTCCCCTCGGAAGGACGGCCTCTCCGGCACGGCGAGAGGCTCGACATCGCCGGCGTCGAGATCGCCGTGATTCACCTGCCCGGCCACACGCCGGGGGGAACCGCCTTCCTCGTCCGCGGACACCTCTTCGCCGGCGACACCCTCTTCCGGGGCTCCATCGGACGGACCGACCTCCCCGGCGGCGACGGGGAGGCGCTGTTGCGATCGATCCGGGAGCGGCTTCTGATCCTCCCGGGCGACACGGTGGTCCACTGCGGCCACGGCCCGGACACCACCATACAAGAGGAAAGGAACGGGAACCCCTTCCTGGCGGGCTTCTGA
- a CDS encoding aminopeptidase P family protein: protein MTRKKKKLATVVLGDSMSDSDLLYLTRFASGDPFLYVKIGSRSTILLTDFEVGRAQEESAVDKVLPISTYLEKAESNDLADALAVFLDEKNVTHLTLPARFPFSAAEKLRGHGFVLEIAEDPFVHEREQKDSYEIKLITQTLRKTEKALETAIRWIQSSSVRRGTLYVGGRPLTAEMVRKRIHLDLMESDCLALAGTIVACGDQAVDPHNQGHGPLKANKPIVLDVFPRSQTTHYWGDITRTVVKGKASERVRKMFHTVREGQRIGIGMIKPGVRGDKVHGAIVEYFQKQGFETGILNGKFQGFIHGTGHGVGLDIHEAPRVSKVNLKLKAGHVVTVEPGLYYLGHGGIRIEDMVAVTATGAKNLTKMPKILEV from the coding sequence ATGACAAGGAAGAAGAAGAAGCTGGCCACCGTCGTTCTCGGCGACAGCATGTCCGACTCCGACCTTCTCTATCTCACGCGCTTCGCGAGCGGCGACCCGTTCCTTTACGTCAAAATCGGAAGCCGGAGCACGATCCTCCTCACCGATTTCGAGGTGGGCCGGGCGCAGGAAGAGTCCGCGGTGGACAAGGTACTTCCGATTTCGACCTATCTGGAGAAGGCGGAAAGCAACGATCTCGCCGACGCGCTGGCCGTTTTCCTGGACGAAAAGAACGTCACCCATCTCACCTTGCCGGCGCGCTTTCCCTTCAGCGCGGCGGAAAAGCTCCGCGGGCACGGCTTCGTTCTCGAGATCGCGGAGGACCCCTTCGTCCACGAACGGGAACAGAAGGACTCCTACGAGATCAAGCTGATCACCCAGACCCTTCGGAAAACGGAAAAGGCGCTGGAAACGGCGATCCGTTGGATCCAGTCCTCGTCGGTCCGCCGGGGAACGCTCTACGTGGGCGGCCGCCCCCTCACCGCGGAGATGGTCCGGAAGAGGATTCACCTCGACCTGATGGAGTCGGACTGCCTCGCCCTCGCCGGAACGATCGTCGCCTGCGGCGACCAAGCCGTGGATCCGCACAACCAGGGACACGGCCCGTTGAAAGCGAACAAGCCGATCGTGCTCGACGTCTTCCCGCGCTCCCAGACGACTCACTACTGGGGGGATATCACCCGCACGGTGGTCAAGGGAAAGGCGAGCGAGCGCGTGCGAAAGATGTTTCACACCGTCCGTGAAGGCCAGCGGATCGGCATCGGCATGATCAAGCCGGGCGTGCGCGGCGACAAGGTGCACGGCGCCATCGTGGAGTACTTCCAAAAACAGGGTTTCGAAACGGGAATACTGAACGGCAAATTCCAGGGGTTCATCCACGGGACCGGTCACGGCGTGGGGCTGGATATTCACGAGGCCCCGAGGGTTTCCAAGGTGAACCTCAAGCTGAAGGCGGGCCACGTGGTCACCGTCGAGCCGGGCCTCTACTATCTGGGACACGGCGGCATCCGTATCGAGGACATGGTGGCGGTCACCGCGACCGGCGCCAAGAACCTCACCAAGATGCCCAAAATCCTGGAGGTCTGA
- a CDS encoding HAD-IA family hydrolase, with amino-acid sequence MSGPRRRPEFPLEFLLFDLDGTLLDTLPDIAGSVNHTLRRLGRPTLSVPMIRSYVGRGLEVLLVRSLGDGDAELLEEAARIFRAHYDDHCLDFSRPRPGARELLDRFADRPMAVVSNKPERFIHRLLEAFDMDRRMSAVFGGDSVPEKKPSPLMVLLALERFGAAPDRGILVGDMPVDVETGRAAGVYTVAVTGGFAEREELEASAPDLLLEGLTDIPGLFH; translated from the coding sequence ATGAGCGGTCCGCGGCGGCGCCCCGAATTCCCCTTGGAGTTCCTCCTCTTCGACCTGGACGGCACGTTGCTCGACACCCTCCCGGACATCGCCGGGTCGGTGAACCACACCCTCCGGCGGCTCGGCCGCCCCACCCTCTCCGTGCCGATGATCCGCTCTTACGTGGGGCGAGGCCTCGAGGTGCTTCTGGTCCGCTCTCTCGGCGACGGAGACGCGGAGCTTCTCGAGGAGGCGGCCCGGATCTTCCGGGCCCATTACGACGATCACTGCCTCGACTTCTCCCGGCCTCGGCCCGGCGCCCGAGAGCTTCTCGACCGATTCGCCGACCGCCCCATGGCGGTGGTGTCGAACAAACCGGAGCGTTTCATCCACCGACTCCTGGAGGCTTTCGACATGGACAGGCGCATGAGCGCCGTCTTCGGCGGCGACTCGGTGCCCGAGAAGAAGCCCTCCCCCCTCATGGTCCTCCTCGCCCTGGAGCGCTTCGGCGCGGCGCCGGACCGGGGCATCCTGGTGGGCGACATGCCGGTGGACGTGGAAACCGGGCGCGCCGCCGGCGTGTACACCGTCGCCGTGACCGGGGGATTCGCCGAACGCGAGGAACTGGAGGCGAGCGCGCCCGACCTCCTCTTGGAAGGCCTCACGGACATTCCCGGGCTGTTTCACTGA
- a CDS encoding (deoxy)nucleoside triphosphate pyrophosphohydrolase encodes MTEKPFLRVVAGVAFRGGRILVTRRPPGAPYAGLWEFPGGKVEPGESDREALVREFREELEIEPRVGEEIATGRHEYPEKTVELHFYRVDALSGDPRPTGVAEIRWIDPERPGNLDFLAGDRELLDRLREPDWRERAFR; translated from the coding sequence TTGACGGAAAAGCCTTTTCTGCGGGTGGTCGCCGGCGTCGCGTTCCGCGGCGGAAGGATCTTGGTCACCCGGCGCCCGCCGGGCGCCCCCTACGCCGGCCTGTGGGAGTTCCCGGGCGGAAAAGTAGAACCGGGCGAATCCGACCGGGAGGCGCTCGTCCGGGAGTTCCGGGAAGAGCTGGAGATAGAGCCGCGGGTCGGGGAAGAGATCGCGACGGGCCGCCACGAGTATCCGGAGAAGACCGTGGAGCTTCACTTCTACCGTGTCGACGCGCTCTCCGGCGATCCGCGGCCGACGGGGGTGGCGGAGATCCGATGGATCGACCCGGAGCGCCCGGGGAATTTGGATTTCCTGGCCGGCGACCGGGAACTGTTGGACCGGCTCCGTGAACCCGACTGGCGGGAGAGGGCTTTCCGATGA
- the trxB gene encoding thioredoxin-disulfide reductase, producing the protein MKERYRVVIIGSGPAGLTAAIYTARANLEPIVLEGHQPGGQLTITTEVENYPGFEGGVQGPELMNIFRNQARRFGAEIVAKDVTEVDFSKRPFLVVVEEEHRLLADTVIISTGARARYLGLESETRLRGRGVSACATCDGFFFRDKTICVIGGGDSAAEEAIFLTRFARKVYLIHRREELRASKIMQDRVVKNQKIEVLWNSVVEEVLGEDGVEGVRLKNVKTGEVGDVPLEGFFLGIGHAPNTKLFEKFLELDGQKYIVTRNGMKTNVPGVFAAGDVQDPIYRQAITAAGSGCMAAIDAERFLAAEEQ; encoded by the coding sequence ATGAAGGAACGATACCGCGTGGTCATCATCGGATCGGGCCCGGCGGGGCTTACCGCGGCGATCTACACGGCCCGGGCGAACCTGGAACCGATCGTTCTCGAGGGGCATCAGCCCGGAGGACAGCTGACGATCACCACCGAGGTGGAGAACTATCCGGGTTTCGAGGGAGGGGTTCAGGGACCGGAGCTGATGAACATCTTCCGGAACCAGGCGCGGCGGTTCGGCGCCGAGATCGTAGCCAAGGACGTGACGGAAGTGGACTTCTCGAAGCGCCCCTTCCTCGTTGTCGTGGAAGAGGAGCACCGCCTCCTCGCCGACACGGTGATCATCTCCACCGGCGCGCGGGCGCGCTATCTGGGTTTGGAATCGGAAACGCGCCTCCGGGGGCGGGGCGTGTCCGCCTGCGCCACCTGCGACGGGTTCTTTTTCCGAGACAAGACGATCTGCGTGATCGGCGGCGGCGACTCGGCGGCGGAAGAGGCGATCTTTCTCACGCGCTTCGCCCGGAAGGTTTACCTCATCCACCGCCGGGAGGAGCTACGCGCCTCCAAGATCATGCAGGACCGGGTCGTTAAAAACCAAAAGATCGAGGTTCTTTGGAACTCCGTGGTGGAAGAAGTCCTGGGCGAAGACGGAGTCGAGGGAGTCCGTCTGAAGAACGTGAAGACGGGGGAGGTCGGCGATGTGCCCCTGGAGGGATTCTTCCTCGGCATCGGGCACGCGCCGAACACGAAACTCTTCGAGAAGTTTCTCGAGCTGGACGGGCAGAAATACATCGTCACTCGAAACGGCATGAAGACGAACGTGCCCGGCGTGTTCGCCGCCGGCGACGTCCAGGACCCGATCTACCGTCAGGCGATCACCGCCGCCGGATCCGGGTGCATGGCCGCCATCGACGCGGAGCGTTTCCTCGCCGCGGAAGAACAGTAG